Part of the Ctenopharyngodon idella isolate HZGC_01 chromosome 8, HZGC01, whole genome shotgun sequence genome, TATGGACTCACTTTCACACTCAGACTGGATATTATTTGGTAAGAATAATGTATTTATCTTTAGGTTTTTATTATGATGATGTTGTTTTCACTTATTTAACTCGAAACCTAGAGGATTAGCACACGCGCTAATTCACTTAGCTGTCTGAGCGGTGACGTCAAAAGTTCAGTCTTTGTTCAGtttgtgaaatgtttatttcttttcagcgagggtttatttattttgtttggttgtgaataacttttgtaaatCTTTGTAATGACATCTGTTTTGTTATGAATGTATTTGAGGTAACTAGAATGTTTTGCTAAGTGTCAGGATTGTTGCCCTGGCCTGATGATTAATGACATCGGAGTAAATAAACggataaataattaataatatgatTAAAAAGCCAGAATTTGTTGAGCACTGGACATGGATCAACGTATGTTGTGTCCATTCATACAGGTGAGATGCTGAGATTTGATAAATCACATGGTTAAATCACAGCTGTATTTGGTCTTTTCCTCAATGGGGAATCATCTGTGATTGGGAATTAGtttaaataagttaaaattTTTTTCTGGCAATGTTGGCCATTTTCAGAATGTCAGCTAGGACTTTATACATAATTATGACTCTTCAAGTTTTAGCATGAATAATTCCatattaattatgtttttgCTGTAGGTATTTTGGTGTAAACTAAACTTAAACACTGCTTTTATGTCCATTGCAGCTTCACATGTAATATCTGATCAGACTGAACTACGCCTTTTGGAGCAAAGCCCCAGACGCACAGACATCCTCATGCACAAATGGGGCTGTCGTAACGGGACGGTTGGAGAACTGGTGCAGATTCTTGAAGGCTTGCAGTGGTTTCGGCCCCGTGATATCATCCTTGGATGTATgcatgctttttattttttatgtcattGTATATTGTCATTTGCTTGCTTCTGTTGTCTCTACCACATTTGATGCTCTGACCAGCCAGGTTATCAGGTGGGTATTGTGGTTGTTTTATGAAACTCAGTTGATCATTTTTACTCAGGCACTTTCTTGACAAGTAACATTTCAGTTGTGGAGAACAAACAAGCACAGTGCAACATTTCTGACATTTCTCTGCTGTGATCACACATGCATATTTGTGTTAGTTTCTGTTCTCTGATCACTAGAGATCAGATTACATACAACCAGTTACATTCTCCACTGGCATGAGGTGGTAGGGAGGTGGGGTTGGGGGCAACTAATTAGGCtcattacttaaagggttagttcacccaaaaatgaaatttctgtcagtaattactcaccctcatgtcgttccaaacccataagacctttgttcatcttcagaacacaaattaagatatttgtgatgaaatttgagggtatctgatccacacataggcagcaatgtcattgcacttTTTGAAGTCCAGAAATGTACTTAAAAATAtggttaaaacagtcgacgtgactgcagtggtttaaccttaatgttatgatgtgacgagaataatttttgtgtgcaaaaacaaaacaaaaataacaacttcctttaacaatttgaaccgttgtcatacgtagtgaactcagtgcagccttccttgtttacgtccgaatgccggctcattattggctagttcctgcgtcagcatcgcatgcatgtgtcgtgctgctcacgtgttcagcttcggccaatactgagttggcgttcggatgtaaacaaggaagcctgcactgagttcactacaaATGACAACAGTTAAAATTGTTAAatgaagttgttatttttgttttgtttttgcgcttcataacattaaggttaaaccactgcagtcacgttgactattttaaccatgtttttaactacaTTTCTGGACGTCAGAAGGttcaatgacgttgctgcctatgagTGGATCAGATACACTCggatttcatccaaaatatcttaatttgtgttctgaagatgaacgaaggtcttacgggtgtggaacgacgtgagggtgagtaatcaatgacaaattccatttttgggtgaactaactaaTCTAAACTAATCTTCAGCAGAGTCCAAATTGACCTTATttgctttaaaacacatttgcagTCTTATTTTGCCcgattcatcagtgcatgttgttatttcaaagaaaaaaatatttgtctctataatctttcatcaaaatgcaATAACTTGCTCTGCCTCTGAAACTGAACCTAacaattaatgaataataataattaatagtcAGCAGATATGGGTTTTTCAATGGTCGATACTGATGATAAAtagagattttatatatatatatatatatatatatatatatatattataatatgtatatgtgtgtgtatgtgtgtatatatatatatatatatatatatatatatatatatatatatatatatatatataatatagagagagagagagaatgcagatatatttgttatatttttgctaatttaaTTATAGCAAATGAGATTGAAATGAAGCCATCTTTAACGCCATATTTGCTTTAGGTtctctaattttttttaaagattttgtccTATTTTTCAGTCTATCTTCAGTAATAATATTAGTgttattaactaaaatgaatatgaaattatatatgcacacacacacacatatatatatatatatatatatatattatgactAAACTAAGATTatgatttaaaactaaaatgattaGTTAAAGAAAACTTAGCATCCatctgaaataagtttaagttgaaatactaaaacttaaataaaaatagattaaagctaaatagaaatataaaaaaaaaaactaaaaaaaaatgacaagcacataaaatgactaaaacaaacaaactaaaatgaaaactgaaaatataaaaataacagctaattcaaaataaatgaataaatactataatagtacttaatactaaaataacagtgtATTATAGATGTGTAATTTTAGGGGAAAAAATGTACCAACTGATATGTTTCAGTtttataattttgtgttttgtgcaaTTTATTATAGTTGGATAAtaaatccattaatgtacttTTGTCTGCATTTCCAAAGGTAGACGTATACCGCAGTCTCGTTTGGAGCGGCGGTCACCTTCACCGGTGCCACCAGCCACGGCATGTCAAACCAGTACAGTCAGCTTTATCAAAGAGTTTCTCCCTGTCCACGGTAATATATTAAACTTTCTGCAGTGCTTGTACCTGAcgatataaaaaatatcattatgatggtaaaaaaaatctgtatttttaatatacggtcattttgtttttccagAAATCAGGCCTCTACCGAAGCCTAGCCCTCCACCACCCGATCTGGACTCCATCAATTCAAGAACCTCAAATATAGCCGAAAAGGtgctttatttgatttaaaaaatggaaatgaaCCATTAAAAGTACTAATAAAAAAGACTTGATAGGTTTGAGCGTTCACTCTATTTTTATTGTGCTGGAAAGGCATTAGTCAGCATGACTCTTCCTTTAGCCATCAtgcttttctttcctttcttaATCCACTGACACTTTTTCTGTTTGTTCACAGTGCCCATGTAAGAACCAGGTGGATCCCCCGCCTCTTTACTCCACTGCGATGAGTTGGCCGTTTGAAGAAATACAGAGAGGCACATGCAATTTTTCCCCGTGCAAGCAGATTGGAGAAGGAGGTTTCGGGCACGTGTATCAAGCTGTGATGAGAAACACAGAGTTTGCTGTGAAGAAGCTGAAAGAGGTACTAAAACAAACCTCTGTGAGTTTGGTTGTTGTGttattgagtcattcattcagtttcCTAAACATCCGTCTTTTTTCTTTCACGTGGATGTTCGGAGCAGGACTCTCATTTGGATTGGGATGTCGTGAAGGAAAGTTTCAGAACGGAAGTGGAAAAACTTTCACAGTAAGAGACTGCCTGTCCATCCTCTGCTCTTGTGGCTTATGCTTCCTTCTCTCGTGCTTTAAATCTGTCTTTGCTGATTTGTCTTAAGGCACCCACGCACATTTTGGGCCCAATTCTCCCTTTCCAACAATCCTAGGTAAAGTCtcgattatcttgatggttctacagattattttatcagattttcctgttgTGTGATGTGTATTAAGAGTGATTGAATCTGCTTGGAAGAATGTCAGGGCCTCACCAATCTCAAATCATAAATATCCAACATGTTGAACATTTAAGATCAGAAATCCTGTTGTGTAAGGGGGAACCCAGAGGACAAACGCGCACGCACTTTGTAGATTGTCACATGATGGAAGGAAATGATACccaatcagaaagcgagctgacGGAAACAACACTTGATCcaaacatttttctgttttgttcccCGCAAATTTTGTGTAAAAAGCAGTCCAAACACTATTGTCACCATTTCTTCTTGCCCGTTTTGAATCCCCGTTTGACCCCGTGTTCACAGTAGGGACTCTTGTTGTTTATGAATGCAATCTGTTAAtgtgtggtgtgctgtcttGGTCACATCGCTGCACTCCACacactatagaaatgaaactgataagattttaatatttatctTTTAGTTTGGGCAAGCCTTTAATCATCTTTTTTTGGTCTGGCTGTGATTCATTTATGTGTTCAACAGAAATGCAGAACGGGACTTACCCGCTTGAAATTTGATTGTTCTTTATGCACTACACCTCTTCATGagccaaaaatgaaagtctCCTGCCTACCCTCCAAATCTTTTTTGTGGTTAGTTGTCATCCTGTTGTCTCTTAATTGGGTCAGTTTTTTCTGACACATTTTTCAGCCAATGCTTTCAAGCCTTGCTTCTTTCAGCTACTGTAATGCTCTCATTTAATGTTATGTAATACAATCTAAagcaacacatttttttattaggcTCTTACTTATTCCGCAGATACAGGCATCCCAACATAATGGACTTTGTTGGCTACAGTATAGACAGACAAATTTATTGTCTCATATATGTTTATATGCCGAATGGCTCTTTAGAAGACCGACTACGCTGTGAGGTGAGTTACCACATTTGCAAGACAATATAGGCTCTGCTTCATGATTTAGTGTGTTACTTGAAGGCgtagttcactcaaaatgaaaactctgtcatctttcactcaccctcatgccatacCTGTATATCAAACAGTGAAAGTAAATAGAGACAATGCTGTCGAGGTCaagaaattacaaaaaaagcacCACTAAAAGCTGTTTGTATGACTCGTATTTTAAGTGTTCTGAAGTCATACGATagaatgtaattaaaatttttatctGTTGAAAATCATCTCGTCTGtcaattatggaagcttgtttccaccatgaaataaaaaaggtaattgcgactttttatctcacaattctgactttttttttttctcacaaaatcatgatataaagtcagaattgtgtgacataaagtcaaaattgtgtgatataaagtcagaatttcgtgatataatgtcagaattgcgagttatatagtcagtattgtgagataaaaagtcagaattgcaagtcaTAAAGtcagttgcgagttataaagtcagaattgcgagatatacagtcaaaattgtgagttataaagtataacaaaatgttgactttataactcgtaattgcgaaTTTAAATCTCAGTCagagtcagaattttgagatgcaaacttgcaattgcgagaaaaaactcagaattgtgagataaaaagtttatttttaaaaaaatatcttccaCACTCGTTGGCAGGcctgtacatttaaatattgtgCATCACAACTTATTGCACAAAGTATATTTCTGCATCTCATCCTTATGCACTTTAATTGTATGGAAATAAGCCCTCAGAACAGTCATTTGGGTTTGGAATaccatgaaggtgagtaaatgatgacagaagtttcattttatgTGATCTAACCCTTTCAAGGCATGAGTCTGTGTTTTTCATAATGCTTGTTTCTTTCAGGACAGCATCGCCCTCTCTTGGTTACAGCGTGTAAATGTGTTACTGGGCACTGCAAAAGCTATTCAATACCTGCATTCTTGCTCACCTGCACTTATTCATGGAGATATCAAGAGGTGAGTGCAAGAACATGTAAACCACAtgaacactaccattcaaaagtttggggtcagtttttttttttttttttttctgaaagaaattaatacttttagtcagcaagggtgcattaaattgatcaaaagtgactgtaaagacatttacaatgttacaaaaggtaaaaaaaaatgctgttcttttgaaccttccattcatcaaagtgtcattgtttctacaaaaatatgaagcagcgcaactgttttcaacactaataataattagaaatgtttcttgagcagcaaatcagcatattagaatgatttctgaaggatcatgtgacactgaagactggagtaatgatgctgaaaattcagctttgatcacagaaataaattacattttacaatacattaaaatagaaaacagttatttaaaattataataaaatgcagtcttggtgagcataagagattaaAATGGTAATGTTTAGGCTCTTTGAAGTTGAGATCTTTAGACTTTTTGAATCATCAGTATTTGATATGGATTATCATGAGTGCTTGGAAGTGGAAGCAATGATTGTTCATGAAAATGCAGTAATTGTGGGTTTTATCTAATTGCCAACTGCAACTCCATCATCAACTGCAgcttcatttttcctttttgttgAATATATTGTTTGCATaagtcaaattaattaaatacattgcAAATGCCATTTAATGTTGATTTCATGTTTACCATTAGGGTTGCACCAGGCTTCTTTCACAAACCAGTCATCTCTCCTCAGCTCTAACATCCTTTTAGGGGATCACCTGGAGCCCAAGCTGGGGGACTTTGGTTTGGCGCGTTTCTGTCGGAGCCCCAGCAAAACCCCAGGCAAGACGTCCACTGTGGCTCACACTGCAACGGTACGAGGAACTCTCGCATACCTCCCAGAAGAATACCTGAAGGATGGACAGCTAGGTGTGGAGATCGATGTCTACAGCTTTGGAGTGGTGAGATTGATCTTTTAAGACATgcattgtgaaacaaaaccgcataaagggttagttcacccaaaaatgaaaattttgtcattaattactcaccctcatgtcattctaaacccgtaggactttcgttcatcttcagggCAGAAATAaaggtatttttaatgaaatctgagaggtttctgtccctccattgacagtctgtgcaactaccactttgtcaCTTCAAAAATTAGAGTGATAGAagtaaagagatcgtaaaactaatccatatgaatgaagtggtttagtccaaatttttctgaagagacttgatcgctttatatgatgagcagttttaattttggcttttattcacataaacattgataAGCGatcataaacagaagctcaaacagaACCTGCTTGACAACAAACCTCAAATTTGGACTGAGCTGCTCAGTTCATATGGATCtcattatgaactttttgaagcatcaaagtggaaATTGTGTGGACTGTCAATTGAGGGAcaaaaatctctcagatttcattaaagtattttcatttgtgttctgaagatgaacgaaagtctaacgagtttggaacggcatgaggaggagtaaatgatgacagttttcagttttgggtgaactaactctttaatagcAATAAGTTAATATAACTTCGACAGCCCTAATTGTACTCTAATGTTCACCATTATCCTCatcaacaatattttattacaataacaTTCAAGTGGGCTGGGATCCACAAAAAAGAACCCATTGAGAATTGAAAATGGACTGAGACTCCATCACACCTAATAAGATTTCAGCTCACTTTCAAGGCCAATGTAAACTACTTTTTGGTCCACTTAAATGGGTGTGAGTTGGGTTTTTTAAGGAGGACCCACCCTTTATTATCCTCACTTCCATATTTTGTTGAACTCTTTTATGGTTcatgttcataaagagatgcTGAAACGTCCTTCGGCCTTACATTTTTGATAAAGTAACACTCCAGTTTCTCTCGTACCGCAGGTCATGCTAGAGGTACTTACTGGACGGCAGGCTCTTGAGGTCGATGGCCAGTCGAAAACTGTTTACTTGGTAAGAAGAGCTGAAGTTAATTTATAGTAACAtatgttagggttagggttagaacCAGGGTTAAACCTGTTATTTCTCACAGAAAGATCTGGTTAAAGAGGAAGAAGATGATGGGAGAAGCTTCAGCAAAGGGAAGCACTCACGGGAGCTGTCCTATGTTAACGCAGCAGAGAACATCTGCAGGAAACATCTGGATCCACAATTGATGACTAAAGACACATCTACCCCTCATGGATCAATGGAAATTTCTCAAATGGCATGTCGATGTTTAGAACGACGGAGGAAGAAGAGGCCTCCTATGACGGAAGTAGGAGAATCTATTCAAATGCTATTTGTTAAAGGGGTTATGTAATTTGTTCTaaagaaaaaatacttttatttagcaagttaaattgaagtgacagtaaagacatttataatgttacaaaagatttctatttccaaAAAATGTTCTTGTAAACTTCAAGaatcaacaaaaatatataaactaaaaaatattaaacagcgcaactgataataataaaaaacattgataataataaaaaatagtttcttgatcatcaaatcagcatattagaatgatttctgatggatcatgtgacactgaagtagatcacagaaataaattatattttaaaatagattgaaatagaaaacagttattttaaataaaataaaatatttcacagtattactgtttttactgtatttctaatcaaataaatgcagccttggtgagcataagagacttctttaaaaaaatatgaattaattattccaaacttttgaactttttaaatggaaagtaGTCATGAAAAACTATTTTAGGACTGTCTGGCTAACAATTAGACATCaggaaaataaataagatttttatAAACCATAACACCCCTTCATAATATTATGTTTTAGTTAAAATTATCAGGCTTATTCTGGCTCTTTTGGTGTTTTTATAGGTGTTTAAAGCACTTCAAGATGTGCATtcagggttgaagacctctggCAGATCGACCACGGTCAGAATATCTCCTGCATCATCT contains:
- the irak1 gene encoding interleukin-1 receptor-associated kinase 1 isoform X1 — its product is MSGAEFDREFLYNLPASVMSHFTRVMDSLSHSDWILFASHVISDQTELRLLEQSPRRTDILMHKWGCRNGTVGELVQILEGLQWFRPRDIILGCRRIPQSRLERRSPSPVPPATACQTSTVSFIKEFLPVHEIRPLPKPSPPPPDLDSINSRTSNIAEKCPCKNQVDPPPLYSTAMSWPFEEIQRGTCNFSPCKQIGEGGFGHVYQAVMRNTEFAVKKLKEDSHLDWDVVKESFRTEVEKLSQYRHPNIMDFVGYSIDRQIYCLIYVYMPNGSLEDRLRCEDSIALSWLQRVNVLLGTAKAIQYLHSCSPALIHGDIKSSNILLGDHLEPKLGDFGLARFCRSPSKTPGKTSTVAHTATVRGTLAYLPEEYLKDGQLGVEIDVYSFGVVMLEVLTGRQALEVDGQSKTVYLKDLVKEEEDDGRSFSKGKHSRELSYVNAAENICRKHLDPQLMTKDTSTPHGSMEISQMACRCLERRRKKRPPMTEVFKALQDVHSGLKTSGRSTTVRISPASSHPSTPEPLRSDNSSLDSLAHQFSKLHPQENTYPCLQKPTFPTLNSVMTQSSCSVSELNAESWASQSSGMPCESDESQGFSQYLTSHCSRPQSTSCGACGVQSTEISSSLEENPSQSSPNGDFSDQKAFINPVRQRLVQKIELYEEGRILTSDLLSSGNSLYRGMNAQTREPEESDEFASETSGPAAV
- the irak1 gene encoding interleukin-1 receptor-associated kinase 1 isoform X2 codes for the protein MDAQVTRHTSHVISDQTELRLLEQSPRRTDILMHKWGCRNGTVGELVQILEGLQWFRPRDIILGCRRIPQSRLERRSPSPVPPATACQTSTVSFIKEFLPVHEIRPLPKPSPPPPDLDSINSRTSNIAEKCPCKNQVDPPPLYSTAMSWPFEEIQRGTCNFSPCKQIGEGGFGHVYQAVMRNTEFAVKKLKEDSHLDWDVVKESFRTEVEKLSQYRHPNIMDFVGYSIDRQIYCLIYVYMPNGSLEDRLRCEDSIALSWLQRVNVLLGTAKAIQYLHSCSPALIHGDIKSSNILLGDHLEPKLGDFGLARFCRSPSKTPGKTSTVAHTATVRGTLAYLPEEYLKDGQLGVEIDVYSFGVVMLEVLTGRQALEVDGQSKTVYLKDLVKEEEDDGRSFSKGKHSRELSYVNAAENICRKHLDPQLMTKDTSTPHGSMEISQMACRCLERRRKKRPPMTEVFKALQDVHSGLKTSGRSTTVRISPASSHPSTPEPLRSDNSSLDSLAHQFSKLHPQENTYPCLQKPTFPTLNSVMTQSSCSVSELNAESWASQSSGMPCESDESQGFSQYLTSHCSRPQSTSCGACGVQSTEISSSLEENPSQSSPNGDFSDQKAFINPVRQRLVQKIELYEEGRILTSDLLSSGNSLYRGMNAQTREPEESDEFASETSGPAAV
- the irak1 gene encoding interleukin-1 receptor-associated kinase 1 isoform X3 — encoded protein: MSWPFEEIQRGTCNFSPCKQIGEGGFGHVYQAVMRNTEFAVKKLKEDSHLDWDVVKESFRTEVEKLSQYRHPNIMDFVGYSIDRQIYCLIYVYMPNGSLEDRLRCEDSIALSWLQRVNVLLGTAKAIQYLHSCSPALIHGDIKSSNILLGDHLEPKLGDFGLARFCRSPSKTPGKTSTVAHTATVRGTLAYLPEEYLKDGQLGVEIDVYSFGVVMLEVLTGRQALEVDGQSKTVYLKDLVKEEEDDGRSFSKGKHSRELSYVNAAENICRKHLDPQLMTKDTSTPHGSMEISQMACRCLERRRKKRPPMTEVFKALQDVHSGLKTSGRSTTVRISPASSHPSTPEPLRSDNSSLDSLAHQFSKLHPQENTYPCLQKPTFPTLNSVMTQSSCSVSELNAESWASQSSGMPCESDESQGFSQYLTSHCSRPQSTSCGACGVQSTEISSSLEENPSQSSPNGDFSDQKAFINPVRQRLVQKIELYEEGRILTSDLLSSGNSLYRGMNAQTREPEESDEFASETSGPAAV
- the irak1 gene encoding interleukin-1 receptor-associated kinase 1 isoform X4 — translated: MDFVGYSIDRQIYCLIYVYMPNGSLEDRLRCEDSIALSWLQRVNVLLGTAKAIQYLHSCSPALIHGDIKSSNILLGDHLEPKLGDFGLARFCRSPSKTPGKTSTVAHTATVRGTLAYLPEEYLKDGQLGVEIDVYSFGVVMLEVLTGRQALEVDGQSKTVYLKDLVKEEEDDGRSFSKGKHSRELSYVNAAENICRKHLDPQLMTKDTSTPHGSMEISQMACRCLERRRKKRPPMTEVFKALQDVHSGLKTSGRSTTVRISPASSHPSTPEPLRSDNSSLDSLAHQFSKLHPQENTYPCLQKPTFPTLNSVMTQSSCSVSELNAESWASQSSGMPCESDESQGFSQYLTSHCSRPQSTSCGACGVQSTEISSSLEENPSQSSPNGDFSDQKAFINPVRQRLVQKIELYEEGRILTSDLLSSGNSLYRGMNAQTREPEESDEFASETSGPAAV
- the irak1 gene encoding interleukin-1 receptor-associated kinase 1 isoform X5 — translated: MCYWALQKLFNTCILAHLHLFMEISRGLHQASFTNQSSLLSSNILLGDHLEPKLGDFGLARFCRSPSKTPGKTSTVAHTATVRGTLAYLPEEYLKDGQLGVEIDVYSFGVVMLEVLTGRQALEVDGQSKTVYLKDLVKEEEDDGRSFSKGKHSRELSYVNAAENICRKHLDPQLMTKDTSTPHGSMEISQMACRCLERRRKKRPPMTEVFKALQDVHSGLKTSGRSTTVRISPASSHPSTPEPLRSDNSSLDSLAHQFSKLHPQENTYPCLQKPTFPTLNSVMTQSSCSVSELNAESWASQSSGMPCESDESQGFSQYLTSHCSRPQSTSCGACGVQSTEISSSLEENPSQSSPNGDFSDQKAFINPVRQRLVQKIELYEEGRILTSDLLSSGNSLYRGMNAQTREPEESDEFASETSGPAAV